TCCTTTCGGAGTATATTGCAGAGGAAGGGTACCATGCTGTTCAGGCATTCAACGGGAAAGAAATGCTCGAGGTCGTCAACAACAGGAAAGTGGATCTCGTATTGCTCGACGTCATGATGCCGGAAATGGATGGGATGGAAGCTTTGAAGGAACTGAGAACGCGTCGGAACATCCCGGTGATTATGGTCACGGCAAAGTCTGATGAGAATGACCGGATCGAAGGACTGAAAAGCGGGGCAGATGATTACATCGTGAAACCGTTCAGCCCGAAAGAGCTGGTTGCGAGAATTGAAGCTCAGCTTCGCAGAAGTTATGGTTTCAAAGAAGAAGAGGAATCGGAGGAATTGCAATTTCAGGATATCAAAGTCAACCTCGGTTCCCGAAAAGTATTTACTGATGGAAAACCCGTTTCTTTAACGAGAAAAGAATTTGATTTGCTGGTTCATTTTATGACTCACCCGGATCAGGTCTTTAACCGTGAGCAACTCCTCGATCATGTCTGGGGTGTGAACTATACAGCGGGTGGCCACAGAACCGTTGATACACATATGAAGACAATGCGTTATAAAATGGGGCAAAGCGGGGATTATTTCCGTACGGTTTATGGTGTTGGTTATGTTCTCGAATATGGTGACAAGCGATGAAAATCAGTCTCAGGCTGAAAACATGGGTGTTCATCATTTTATTTACAGCAACTTCACTCATCTCGGTTGTGTTTTTGACGAATTATCTCTACGAATCCTTTTATTTAACAAACCAGGGTGATCAGCTCGAAGGCAGGGGAAACAATCTGGCTGAGGTATATTATCAGGCAGAAACCGAAGCGCAATTTGAGTATTTTTATGACCTGGCAGAATTTATGTCCCGCTGTGCGGTGGCAAGTATCGCCATCAATGAAATCGAGGAAGACGGGTTTAATGGGCGAATTTCCCGATCGATTCCGCTTGAAGAGGATGAATATGCGTTGACAGATGACGAACTGACGACATTGACGGCAGGAGGAACCCTCCGTTTTACAAGGGAAGGCATCGACAAGGACCACCTCATTATCACGATGCCGTTGATGGATTCGGCTGAAGAGGATATGGAAGCCATTATTACCATTTCCACACCGGTGGATGCAGCATTTTCCCCT
This Salisediminibacterium beveridgei DNA region includes the following protein-coding sequences:
- a CDS encoding response regulator transcription factor, which produces MENQKYTILIADDEIDMVNFLSEYIAEEGYHAVQAFNGKEMLEVVNNRKVDLVLLDVMMPEMDGMEALKELRTRRNIPVIMVTAKSDENDRIEGLKSGADDYIVKPFSPKELVARIEAQLRRSYGFKEEEESEELQFQDIKVNLGSRKVFTDGKPVSLTRKEFDLLVHFMTHPDQVFNREQLLDHVWGVNYTAGGHRTVDTHMKTMRYKMGQSGDYFRTVYGVGYVLEYGDKR